Proteins from a genomic interval of Neotabrizicola shimadae:
- a CDS encoding RNA-binding domain-containing protein, which yields MDPAALRQKLTALIATWENEVVEFKEASNSYPTSDIGKYFSALSNEANLKGADAGWLVFGVRNKSRTVVGSDYRIAPEHLQSLKQQIAEGADPTTTFRNIYEITVDGHRVVLMEIPPAPRGIPIAWQGHYFARAGESLSPLGLAKQDEIRAQTLDSDWSAQVVDGATLDDLDPQAVERARRDFALKHQNRIDAEEVRGWPVATLLDRAKVTQRGQVTRTALLLLGRAESAYLLSPHPAQITWKLVGQETAYEHFGPPFLLSTSQLYQRVRNIQLRLLPDDELLPHEVSKYDQKVVLEALHNCIAHQDYRQNQRIIVTERPDRLVFENAGHFYEGAPEDYVRGDKTPRGYRNPYLVQAMVELNMIDQMGYGIQRMYEMQRRRYLPMPDYEVAGDAVVMTLYGGVVDPAYTRVLMEHGGLKLADVLALDRVQKGLEVPDEAVRVLKRKGLIEGRRPRYRVSSTVAAASGKKAAYIKTRAFDDQHYADMLVQYLREFGTASRKDVDDLLWDKLSDALDEAQKANKIGNLLSGLRRKGVIFNAGSKPAPAWKLSE from the coding sequence ATGGACCCAGCTGCGTTGCGCCAGAAACTGACAGCCCTGATCGCCACCTGGGAAAATGAGGTGGTCGAGTTCAAGGAGGCGTCCAATTCCTATCCCACGTCCGATATCGGGAAGTATTTCTCTGCCTTGTCCAACGAAGCCAACCTGAAGGGTGCTGATGCAGGGTGGCTTGTGTTCGGGGTGAGAAACAAAAGCAGGACAGTCGTAGGGTCGGATTATCGCATCGCGCCGGAGCATCTACAGAGCTTGAAGCAGCAGATCGCCGAAGGGGCGGACCCCACGACGACGTTCCGAAATATCTACGAGATCACAGTGGACGGTCACCGCGTGGTGTTGATGGAAATTCCACCAGCCCCGCGTGGTATTCCGATTGCATGGCAAGGCCATTACTTCGCCCGTGCAGGTGAAAGTCTCTCTCCATTGGGGCTGGCCAAGCAGGACGAAATTCGCGCACAAACGCTGGATAGCGATTGGAGCGCACAGGTCGTGGACGGGGCCACGCTGGACGATCTGGACCCGCAAGCGGTGGAGCGCGCGCGCCGGGACTTTGCGCTGAAACATCAGAACAGGATCGACGCAGAGGAGGTGCGCGGCTGGCCGGTGGCGACCCTTCTGGATCGGGCCAAGGTCACTCAGCGTGGACAGGTGACGCGCACCGCGCTGCTGCTCTTGGGCCGCGCGGAGAGCGCGTATCTGCTGTCACCCCACCCCGCCCAGATCACGTGGAAGCTGGTCGGGCAAGAAACGGCCTATGAACACTTCGGGCCACCGTTCCTGTTGTCGACGTCGCAGCTGTATCAACGCGTTCGCAACATCCAGCTGCGGCTGTTGCCCGATGACGAGCTGTTGCCGCATGAGGTGTCGAAATACGATCAGAAGGTGGTGTTGGAAGCGCTGCACAACTGCATCGCCCATCAGGACTACCGCCAGAACCAGCGGATCATCGTGACCGAGCGGCCAGATCGCTTGGTCTTCGAGAACGCGGGCCATTTCTACGAAGGCGCGCCCGAAGATTACGTGCGCGGCGACAAGACACCGAGGGGCTATCGAAACCCCTACCTGGTGCAGGCCATGGTCGAGCTGAACATGATCGATCAGATGGGCTACGGCATCCAGCGCATGTATGAGATGCAGCGCAGGCGCTACCTCCCGATGCCGGATTATGAAGTGGCAGGGGATGCGGTCGTGATGACCTTGTATGGCGGGGTGGTCGATCCGGCCTACACCCGCGTGCTGATGGAGCATGGCGGTCTGAAGCTGGCAGATGTGCTGGCCCTCGACCGGGTGCAAAAGGGGCTAGAGGTGCCGGACGAGGCGGTCCGGGTGCTAAAGCGCAAGGGACTGATCGAGGGGCGCAGGCCGCGGTATCGCGTGTCATCGACCGTCGCTGCCGCCTCGGGCAAGAAGGCGGCCTACATCAAGACCCGGGCCTTCGATGACCAGCACTATGCCGATATGCTGGTGCAGTATTTAAGAGAGTTCGGCACCGCCTCACGAAAGGACGTTGATGACCTGCTGTGGGACAAGCTGAGCGATGCCTTGGATGAGGCTCAGAAAGCCAACAAAATTGGCAATCTTCTCAGCGGCTTGCGGCGGAAGGGCGTCATTTTTAACGCCGGTTCGAAGCCTGCCCCGGCCTGGAAGCTGAGCGAATGA
- a CDS encoding nucleoside 2-deoxyribosyltransferase, producing MNPSQDLLLVGEVYVDFTLPKAGAESKLRLGGIVHAARGLWAIDANFSVAAVCPGYLVDQARAYLERLGCSEFIWLAEVKGAPNVMAIGDPTELADQAYQDILRDEKSVEYCGEVDALKTFKTCLIFPGKYDLTVLRSLLAEDVQASFDIAYDLPDLQSLSSFKGNIAAAVTSTSSPMFLEKASKDMSSLLADLRDLSPQAVLLKENRGGSRVFDLRGDKVDEIPALLGETVNSVGVGDVYSAVFASMLDGAVFDAGWKAARAATCYAQTTYPDDFKRDVQRSLALSVDQMRGLGGTFLPWHARPDFQIYFAAPDFSYVDRTHLEEALRALAYHNFRIRRPVQENGELTPQSSMHEMRTAYLGDFGLLEECDLVFALPLERDPGTLVEIGLALALKKPVITFDPLKENNNTMVMAGSTVYSGKLNSCLNGLFEVMSRLRATRS from the coding sequence ATGAATCCTAGCCAAGACCTGCTACTGGTCGGCGAGGTCTACGTAGATTTCACCCTGCCAAAGGCAGGTGCTGAAAGTAAGCTACGGCTCGGCGGCATCGTTCACGCCGCCCGCGGGCTGTGGGCAATAGACGCGAACTTTTCCGTGGCCGCTGTATGTCCCGGCTATCTGGTCGATCAGGCGCGAGCCTACCTCGAACGCTTGGGATGCAGCGAGTTTATCTGGCTGGCAGAGGTCAAGGGCGCGCCCAACGTCATGGCGATTGGCGATCCGACCGAACTCGCCGACCAAGCATATCAAGACATCCTGAGGGACGAAAAATCGGTCGAATATTGCGGTGAAGTTGACGCACTAAAGACATTCAAAACCTGTCTGATTTTCCCTGGAAAGTACGATCTCACGGTCCTGAGATCCCTACTTGCCGAGGATGTTCAGGCAAGCTTCGATATCGCCTATGATCTTCCGGACCTTCAATCGCTCTCATCGTTCAAAGGGAACATTGCCGCCGCAGTGACTTCCACATCGTCTCCAATGTTCCTGGAGAAAGCGTCGAAGGATATGTCCAGCCTGCTGGCTGATCTGCGCGATCTGTCGCCGCAAGCCGTTCTTCTGAAGGAAAATCGCGGCGGCAGCCGTGTGTTTGATCTTCGCGGTGACAAAGTCGACGAAATTCCGGCGCTCCTTGGCGAAACCGTAAACTCGGTCGGTGTCGGTGACGTGTATTCAGCGGTTTTCGCGTCCATGCTGGATGGCGCCGTCTTTGATGCCGGATGGAAGGCAGCGCGCGCTGCAACGTGCTATGCCCAGACGACCTACCCGGACGACTTCAAAAGAGATGTCCAGCGCAGCCTCGCGCTCTCCGTCGACCAAATGCGCGGCTTGGGCGGAACATTTCTGCCTTGGCATGCACGGCCGGACTTTCAGATATACTTCGCCGCTCCCGATTTTTCCTACGTCGACCGCACGCACCTCGAAGAAGCACTTCGGGCGCTCGCCTATCATAATTTTCGGATTCGCCGCCCGGTACAAGAGAACGGAGAGCTAACACCGCAAAGCTCGATGCATGAAATGCGAACCGCATATCTGGGTGATTTTGGCCTTCTCGAGGAGTGTGATCTTGTTTTTGCACTGCCTCTGGAGCGTGATCCTGGCACACTCGTTGAAATTGGCCTGGCTCTTGCACTGAAGAAGCCTGTGATCACCTTTGATCCACTGAAAGAAAATAACAACACCATGGTGATGGCGGGTAGCACGGTCTACTCGGGCAAGCTCAATAGCTGCCTAAACGGCCTCTTCGAAGTTATGTCGAGACTAAGGGCGACGCGTTCATGA
- a CDS encoding 7-cyano-7-deazaguanine synthase translates to MKKAVVMVSGGLDSTTVCYLLAKEGREVHPIFFDYGQHCAETEWAKVQEVLPQEAKPPERLNISDIFKGSPSRMIVEADLWKEAVSDDDLYLPYRTMLFFAVAAARAQTLRILDVYSGFINSNHAKEIDCSTEFMNGLEELSRGVGAVRFHAPFREKTKADVVRQALDLGVPIGRTFSCQASSSFPCGACPNCVERLNALLEAGIA, encoded by the coding sequence ATGAAGAAAGCTGTCGTCATGGTCTCTGGCGGGCTCGATTCAACGACGGTCTGCTATCTGCTGGCCAAAGAAGGGAGAGAAGTTCATCCCATCTTCTTCGACTATGGCCAACACTGTGCCGAGACAGAATGGGCGAAGGTTCAGGAAGTCCTCCCGCAGGAGGCGAAGCCGCCAGAGCGGCTGAATATCTCGGACATCTTCAAGGGCTCGCCATCACGGATGATCGTGGAAGCGGACCTTTGGAAAGAAGCCGTCTCTGATGATGACCTGTACCTCCCGTACCGGACGATGCTGTTCTTCGCTGTGGCCGCGGCTCGCGCCCAGACGCTTCGGATCCTCGACGTTTATTCGGGCTTCATCAACAGCAATCATGCCAAGGAAATAGACTGCAGCACCGAGTTCATGAACGGCCTCGAAGAGCTCTCACGTGGTGTCGGCGCCGTGCGCTTCCATGCGCCCTTCCGCGAAAAGACCAAGGCCGACGTCGTCCGACAAGCGCTGGACCTTGGGGTCCCTATCGGCCGAACCTTCTCTTGTCAGGCGTCAAGTTCCTTTCCTTGCGGGGCCTGCCCCAACTGCGTAGAGAGGCTGAATGCCTTGTTGGAAGCTGGCATAGCATGA